A region of Arabidopsis thaliana chromosome 5, partial sequence DNA encodes the following proteins:
- a CDS encoding Plant self-incompatibility protein S1 family, whose product MYISTHHGEKNERPERFDHIVSSKKKKKNNMKNLFIFVILLSVCIRNTFGISTLLVKNELNNKVLGVRCRSKDDNLGDHILRVGQMTKNNFDDNVWRRTLFWCNLWKGPDFKLHVAFDAYRSQWKADIGPRYLWIAREDGIYYTQHPETPPKKKYDWPKA is encoded by the coding sequence ATGTATATAAGTACCCATcatggagaaaaaaatgaaagaccAGAGAGATTTGATCATATTGTTagttccaaaaagaaaaaaaaaaacaatatgaagAATCTCTTTATCTTCGTGATTCTTCTTAGTGTATGCATCAGAAATACATTCGGAATAAGTACACTCTTGGTCAAAAATGAGCTGAACAATAAAGTCCTTGGTGTGCGTTGTAGATCTAAGGACGACAACCTTGGTGATCATATTTTGCGCGTTGGCCAAatgaccaaaaataattttgatgataatgttTGGAGGAGGACGCTTTTCTGGTGTAATTTGTGGAAAGGACCTGATTTTAAGCTCCACGTAGCGTTTGATGCATACAGATCTCAATGGAAAGCGGATATTGGGCCTAGGTACTTGTGGATAGCAAGAGAGGATGGGATCTATTACACACAACATCCCGAGACACCTcctaaaaagaaatatgattgGCCAAAGGCTTAA
- a CDS encoding Plant self-incompatibility protein S1 family (Plant self-incompatibility protein S1 family; LOCATED IN: endomembrane system; CONTAINS InterPro DOMAIN/s: Plant self-incompatibility S1 (InterPro:IPR010264); BEST Arabidopsis thaliana protein match is: Plant self-incompatibility protein S1 family (TAIR:AT5G04350.1); Has 282 Blast hits to 282 proteins in 13 species: Archae - 0; Bacteria - 0; Metazoa - 0; Fungi - 0; Plants - 282; Viruses - 0; Other Eukaryotes - 0 (source: NCBI BLink).) — protein MKNLFIFVILLSVCIRNTFGISTLLVKNELNNKVLGVRCRSKDDNLGDHILRVGQMTKNNFDDNVWRRTLFWCNLWKGPDFKLHVAFDAYRSQWKADIGPRYLWIAREDGIYYTQHPETPPKKKYDWPKA, from the coding sequence atgaagAATCTCTTTATCTTCGTGATTCTTCTTAGTGTATGCATCAGAAATACATTCGGAATAAGTACACTCTTGGTCAAAAATGAGCTGAACAATAAAGTCCTTGGTGTGCGTTGTAGATCTAAGGACGACAACCTTGGTGATCATATTTTGCGCGTTGGCCAAatgaccaaaaataattttgatgataatgttTGGAGGAGGACGCTTTTCTGGTGTAATTTGTGGAAAGGACCTGATTTTAAGCTCCACGTAGCGTTTGATGCATACAGATCTCAATGGAAAGCGGATATTGGGCCTAGGTACTTGTGGATAGCAAGAGAGGATGGGATCTATTACACACAACATCCCGAGACACCTcctaaaaagaaatatgattgGCCAAAGGCTTAA
- a CDS encoding Plant self-incompatibility protein S1 family (Plant self-incompatibility protein S1 family; FUNCTIONS IN: molecular_function unknown; INVOLVED IN: biological_process unknown; LOCATED IN: endomembrane system; CONTAINS InterPro DOMAIN/s: Plant self-incompatibility S1 (InterPro:IPR010264); BEST Arabidopsis thaliana protein match is: Plant self-incompatibility protein S1 family (TAIR:AT5G04347.1); Has 1807 Blast hits to 1807 proteins in 277 species: Archae - 0; Bacteria - 0; Metazoa - 736; Fungi - 347; Plants - 385; Viruses - 0; Other Eukaryotes - 339 (source: NCBI BLink).) has translation MNNLFIFSIVIGLCIGVSNAFHEIGESKVVLSNQLEHSKLLKVHCRSKDDDLGEHILKIGQDYEFTFGDNIWQTTSFSCQMDQGPNFKHHLDFVAYETSWSKALEASCKWIGREDGIYFSQDGVPPTKKYQDGVPPTKKYQWDDPH, from the coding sequence ATGAACAATCTCTTCATATTTTCGATTGTTATTGGCTTATGCATTGGCGTAAGCAATGCTTTTCACGAGATAGGAGAAAGCAAAGTCGTGTTAAGCAATCAATTGGAACACAGCAAACTCCTCAAAGTTCATTGTCGTTCCAAAGACGACGATCTTGGGGagcatattttgaaaattggcCAAGACTACGAGTTTACTTTTGGTGATAACATTTGGCAAACGACTAGTTTCTCATGTCAAATGGATCAGGGTCCTAATTTTAAGCATCACCTAGATTTTGTGGCATATGAGACTTCGTGGAGCAAAGCTCTTGAAGCTTCGTGTAAGTGGATAGGTAGAGAAGATGGAATCTATTTTTCTCAAGATGGAGTTCCTCCCACCAAAAAGTACCAAGATGGAGTTCCTCCCACCAAAAAGTACCAATGGGATGATCCTCATTGA
- the LDA gene encoding limit dextrinase (limit dextrinase (LDA); FUNCTIONS IN: limit dextrinase activity, pullulanase activity, alpha-amylase activity; INVOLVED IN: starch biosynthetic process, carbohydrate metabolic process, starch catabolic process; LOCATED IN: chloroplast; EXPRESSED IN: 24 plant structures; EXPRESSED DURING: 13 growth stages; CONTAINS InterPro DOMAIN/s: Alpha-1,6-glucosidases, pullulanase-type (InterPro:IPR011839), Immunoglobulin E-set (InterPro:IPR014756), Glycoside hydrolase, family 13, N-terminal (InterPro:IPR004193), Glycoside hydrolase, catalytic core (InterPro:IPR017853), Glycoside hydrolase, subgroup, catalytic core (InterPro:IPR013781), Glycosyl hydrolase, family 13, catalytic domain (InterPro:IPR006047); BEST Arabidopsis thaliana protein match is: isoamylase 3 (TAIR:AT4G09020.1); Has 6260 Blast hits to 6253 proteins in 1613 species: Archae - 73; Bacteria - 5462; Metazoa - 45; Fungi - 1; Plants - 262; Viruses - 0; Other Eukaryotes - 417 (source: NCBI BLink).), with protein sequence MALTLTPTSSVHLLSSISVARPRIFAADFNLRSRWRRRRPVTSISNFRLRLPSKTSLHCLCSSSSASSPMSLEVSSPNSQFLDCLIYSRAYWVTQGVIAWNVDVGEGSCYFYASKSAGLSFSEDGIDGYDLRIKLEAESGSLPADVIEKFPHIRNYKSFKVPKDLDIRDLVKSQLAVVCFDAEGRLIQGTGLQLPGVLDELFSYDGPLGAHFTPEGVSLHLWAPTAQAVSVCIYKNPLDKSPMEICPLKEANGVWSTEGACSWGGCYYVYKVSVYHPSTMKLETCYANDPYARGLSADGRKTFLVNLDSDDLKPEGWDNLADKKPCLRSFSDISIYELHVRDFSANDETVEPENRGGYLAFTSKDSAGVKHLQKLVDAGLTHLHLLPTFQFGDVDDEKENWKSVDTSLLEGLRPDSTEAQARITEIQNDDGYNWGYNPVLWGVPKGSYASDPTGPCRIIEFRKMVQALNCTGLNVVLDVVYNHLHASGPHDKESVLDKIVPGYYLRRNSDGFIENSTCVNNTASEHYMVDRLIRDDLLNWVVNYKVDGFRFDLMGHIMKATIVNAKSAIGSLRKETDGVDGSRIYLYGEGWNFGEVAENGRGINASQFNLGGTGIGSFNDRIRDATLGGSPFGHPLQQGFITGLLLQPNAHDHGSEATQELMLSTAKNHIQTGMAANLKDYMLTNHEGKEVKGSEVLMHDATPVAYASLPTETINYVSAHDNETLFDIISLKTPMEISVDERCRINHLASSMIALSQGIPFFHAGDEILRSKSLDRDSYNSGDWFNRLDFSYSSNNWGVGLPPKGKNEHNWPLIKPRLQDPSFKPKSSHIVATLHNFLDLLRIRYSSPLFRLDTARAIQERVRFHNTGPSSIPGAIVMSIEDGHRGIPSVSQIDPIYSLIVVIFNARPSEFSYPSPALKDRKLELHPVQVMSADEIVKKSVYDSFSGGFTVPARTTTVFVESRNG encoded by the exons atggcaCTGACACTGACACCAACAAGTTCCGTTCATCTTCTCAGTTCCATATCCGTCGCGCGTCCTCGGATCTTCGCCGCTGATTTTAATCTTCGATCGCGGTGGCGACGTCGTCGGCCTGTTACGTCAATTTCTAACTTCCGTCTCAGACTTCCTTCGAAAACTTCGCTTCACTGTCTCTGTTCTTCGTCTTCCGCTTCATCTCCTATGTCGCTCGAAGTCTCCAGTCCCAATTCTCAG tttcttgattgtttgatCTATTCAAGAGCGTATTGGGTTACCCAAGGCGTGATTGCATGGAATGTGGATGTTGGTGAAGGGTCTTGTTACTTTTACGCGAGCAAAAGTGCTGGTTTATCATTCAGCGAAGATGGAATCGATG GTTATGATTTAAGAATCAAGCTTGAAGCTGAATCCGGTTCACTTCCTGCAGAT GTAATTGAGAAGTTTCCACATATTAGGAATTACAAATCGTTCAAAGTTCCTAAGGATTTGGATATCAGGGATCTTGTCAAAAGCCAGTTAgctgttgtttgttttgatg CGGAAGGACGGCTGATTCAAGGAACTGGGTTGCAGTTGCCTGGCGTCCTGGATGAATTGTTCTCATATGATGGTCCCCTAGGTGCACATTTTACACCAGAAGGTGTCTCTCTTCACCTCTGGGCTCCCACTGCTCAA GCAGTATCTGTTTGCATCTATAAAAACCCACTTGACAAGAGTCCGATGGAAATTTGCCCACTCAAAGAGGCTAACGGTGTGTGGAGCACTGAAGGAGCTTGTAGTTGGGGAGGATGCTATTACGTGTATAAAGTATCAGTCTATCATCCAAGCACCATGAAATTGGAAACTTGCTATGCTAATGATCCTTATGCACGGGG GCTTTCAGCAGATGGGAGGAAAACTTTTCTGGTTAATCTTGATTCTGATGATCTAAAACCTGAAGGATGGGACAACTTAGCAGATAAGAAACCATGCCTAAGATCCTTCTCAGATATAAGTATTTATGAGCTGCATGTGAGGGATTTCAG TGCCAATGATGAGACTGTTGAGCCTGAAAATCGTGGTGGATATCTGGCTTTCACTTCAAAG GATTCTGCAGGTGTGAAACATCTTCAGAAATTAGTTGATGCAGGTCTTACCCATCTACATCTTCTTCCAACATTTCAGTTtggtgatgttgatgatgagaagGAGAATTGGAAGTCTGTAG ACACCAGTCTGCTGGAAGGATTACGACCTGATTCAACTGAGGCACAAGCTCGTATTACAGAAATCCAGAATGATGATGGCTATAACTGGGG GTATAATCCTGTGCTCTGGGGAGTCCCAAAAGGAAGCTATGCTAGTGATCCGACTGGTCCATGCCGCATAATTGAATTTAGAAAAATGGTTCAG GCTCTTAATTGTACTGGTCTTAATGTCGTCTTAGATGTTGTTTACAACCACTTGCATGCAAGTGGGCCACATGACAAAGAATCTGTTCTTGATAAG ATAGTTCCAGGTTACTATTTGAGAAGGAACAGTgatggttttattgaaaacaGTACATGCGTAAACAACACTGCTAGCGAGCACTATATGGTTGATCGTCTCATACGGGATGATCTATTAAATTGGGTTGTTAACTATAAG GTTGATGGTTTCCGTTTTGATCTTATGGGTCATATAATGAAAGCTACAATT GTAAACGCAAAATCTGCAATTGGTAGCTTGAGAAAGGAAACAGATGGAGTTGATGGTTCAAGAATTTATTT ATATGGCGAAGGATGGAACTTTGGTGAAGTTGCTGAAAATGGACGTGGAATAAATGCGTCACAGTTCAATTTAGGCGGGACAGGAATTGGAAG TTTTAACGACCGTATACGAGATGCAACTCTTGGTGGATCTCCATTTGGTCATCCTCTTCAACAAGGATTCATTACAGGTTTATTGTTACAG CCTAACGCTCATGACCATGGTTCAGAAGCTACACAGGAACTGATGCTTTCCACTGCGAAAAATCACATCCAG ACTGGTATGGCAGCAAATTTGAAGGATTATATGCTGACCAACCACGAAGGAAAGGAG GTGAAGGGATCAGAGGTTTTAATGCATGATGCTACACCTGTTGCATATGCTTCACTGCCAACAGAAACT ATTAATTACGTATCTGCTCATGACAATGAAACTCTCTTTGACATTATCAGTTTGAAg ACACCGATGGAAATATCTGTTGATGAAAGGTGTCGAATCAATCATTTGGCGTCAAGTATGATTGCCCTCTCTCAG GGTATTCCATTCTTCCATGCTGGGGATGAGATTCTACGCTCGAAATCACTTGATCGAGATTCTTACAACTCCGGTGACTGGTTCAATAG GCTGGACTTCAGCTACAGTTCCAACAATTGGGGTGTTGGGCTTCCTCCAAAAGGGAAAAACGAACACAACTGGCCACT GATCAAACCGAGGCTACAAGATCCATCTTTCAAGCCTAAGAGCAGTCACATAGTTGCCACCCTCCACAATTTCTTAGATTTGTTACGCATCAGATACTCTTCACCTCTCTTTCGTTTAGATACAGCAAGGGCTATACAG gAGCGAGTGCGATTTCATAACACAGGCCCCTCATCAATCCCTGGTGCCATTGTCATGAGCATTGAAGATGGTCACAGAGGCATCCCAAGTGTATCTCAGATCGATCCAAT CTACTCACTCATTGTGGTAATCTTCAATGCACGCCCGTCTGAGTTCTCATATCCCAGTCCCGCTCTAAAAGACAGGAAGCTCGAATTACACCCGGTTCAG GTGATGTCAGCC